The following are from one region of the Desmospora profundinema genome:
- a CDS encoding YciI family protein, with protein MAHFAAILHMEKPELNQTYRPQHLEYLNALEKQGKIFAKGPFADGTGGMVVYIADSLEEAKELAENDPYVTEGVRRLELHEWRI; from the coding sequence ATGGCACACTTTGCCGCAATCTTGCATATGGAAAAGCCGGAACTGAACCAAACGTACCGGCCTCAACACCTGGAATACTTAAACGCCCTTGAAAAGCAGGGGAAAATATTTGCCAAGGGGCCTTTCGCCGATGGTACCGGCGGGATGGTGGTCTACATCGCCGATTCCTTGGAAGAAGCAAAAGAATTAGCCGAAAACGACCCCTATGTGACGGAAGGCGTCCGGCGGCTGGAACTGCACGAGTGGAGGATATAA
- the dcd gene encoding dCTP deaminase, with product MDGLLYNGVDTLNKGAWAVMTIKSDKWIRRMATEQGMIEPFVEQNVGKGEAISFGLSSYGYDLRVGDEFKIFHNALMPVIDPKAISGDSFLDYKGEVCIIPPNSFALATSVEYFRIPENVLAVCVGKSTYARCGIITNVTPFEPGWEGHVTLEISNTTPLPAKIYANEGLCQVLFLESDETCEVSYRAKQGKYQNQRGITLPRI from the coding sequence TTGGATGGTTTGTTGTACAATGGGGTGGATACGTTAAACAAAGGAGCCTGGGCTGTTATGACGATTAAATCGGATAAATGGATCCGCCGCATGGCGACGGAGCAGGGGATGATTGAACCCTTTGTCGAGCAGAATGTGGGAAAAGGGGAAGCGATCAGTTTTGGTTTATCCAGTTATGGTTACGATTTGCGGGTGGGGGACGAGTTTAAGATCTTCCATAATGCGCTGATGCCGGTAATCGATCCGAAGGCGATCAGCGGGGACTCATTCCTGGATTACAAAGGAGAGGTTTGCATTATTCCGCCCAACTCCTTCGCGTTGGCCACCTCAGTGGAATACTTTCGGATTCCCGAAAATGTGCTGGCTGTCTGTGTGGGGAAATCCACCTATGCCCGTTGTGGAATCATCACCAATGTGACTCCTTTTGAGCCCGGATGGGAAGGGCATGTCACCTTGGAAATCTCAAATACCACCCCGTTGCCGGCCAAGATTTATGCCAATGAAGGCTTATGCCAGGTTTTGTTTTTGGAAAGTGACGAGACTTGTGAAGTCTCCTACCGAGCCAAACAGGGAAAATACCAAAACCAACGGGGAATCACCCTGCCCCGCATTTGA